Proteins co-encoded in one Pelobates fuscus isolate aPelFus1 chromosome 5, aPelFus1.pri, whole genome shotgun sequence genomic window:
- the AMH gene encoding muellerian-inhibiting factor — protein MMRKGNLCWWLLLLPVLSQTLPSKVEEMGQDWIGQEKEPVLQVEELLDKPVHRINPDMDQGTLHGVECGLEGTGVLGHDWGHMETQGILRDYDRGFLNAVKRDLWEAGDLEIFGMCPDDKQSATIVIMKQLAKLIQESEGKHLVVFQMEKVEWEPGTILEFQGTIEEHIYPLLQHTHLLALVVYPDTQKSSAGSHPSKLLVSVEGQPQDQVVCMSTSTQYLVFRVRGTMKNVTSDHIRFHLSVHLKDHSDGPGLPKPEIERLLFGKDKCLTKITPALFMVLGQSHREASLPISEASLENPESSFKESMNTQPVVEKDDFLKTLARFSSLLMGSKGKAKTSVYFSPDPADTRGGVLHPQLFNVTEVEALEWLVESQEPLVFLFLPGSKYLLGTTFQEKFNGTLLDKMTVKIQEVLEDLEEVLSDGEQVQILQHLLSFCHGFFNVSYLPRTDKLLQLGEHKHRKLHSLMLLKVLQAIRTYWQDHKKLSRQHRGAGAKSYCRLQDLIISLKPYAEYKHVHLPDEININNCVGPCRFPQTTQSDYQAHVVLLIQLQERKQPQLDRPPCCVPVKYQGQWLMVADENGLTLRLYPNMVAKECGCR, from the exons ATGATGAGAAAAGGAAATCTTTGCTGGTGGCTACTATTGCTACCTGTTTTGTCCCAAACATTGCCTAGTAAAGTAGAGGAAATGGGCCAAGATTGGATTGGACAAGAGAAAGAGCCAGTGTTACAGGTGGAAGAGTTGTTGGACAAACCTGTTCATCGTATAAATCCTGACATGGATCAAGGTACTTTGCATGGTGTGGAATGTGGGCTGGAAGGAACTGGAGTACTTGGGCATGACTGGGGCCACATGGAGACCCAAGGAATCCTCAGGGACTATGACCGTGGATTCCTGAATGCGGTTAAACGTGATTTGTGGGAAGCAGGTGACCTAGAGATATTTGGAATGTGTCCAGATGATAAGCAATCAGCCACTATTGTAATCATGAAACAACTTGCAAAATTAATTCAAGAATCTGAAGGAAAACATTTGGTGGTTTTTCAaatggagaaag TGGAATGGGAGCCTGGAACCATCCTGGAGTTTCAGGGCACCATAGAGGAACACATCTACCCCTTACTGCAGCACACTCACCTCCTGGCACTTGTGGTCTACCCAGACACACAGAAGTCCTCTGCGGGGAGTCATCCATCCAAACTCTTGGTGTCAGTGGAAGGTCAGCCACAGGATCAG GTTGTGTGCATGTCAACATCCACCCAATATTTGGTCTTTAGAGTGAGAGGGACCATGAAGAATGTTACTTCTGACCATATAAGATTTCACCTATCTGTCCATTTAAAAGACCATTCTGATG GACCTGGCCTACCAAAACCTGAAATTGAAAGGCTCCTTTTTGGGAAAGACAAGTGTCTCACCAAGATTACTCCAGCCTTATTCATGGTTTTAGGACAATCACATAGAGAAGCTTCCCTCCCCATCTCAGAAGCTTCTCTGGAGAACCCTGAATCCAG TTTTAAAGAAAGCATGAATACTCAACCTGTGGTTGAGAAGGATGACTTTTTGAAGACCCTGGCTCGTTTCTCCTCTCTCCTTATGGGTTCTAAAGGCAAGGCAAAGACTTCTGTCTATTTTTCCCCTGATCCTGCTGATACCAGAGGTGGAGTTTTGCACCCTCAACTTTTCAATGTTACAGAAGTTGAGGCACTTGAGTGGTTGGTCGAGTCTCAAGAACccttggtttttctttttttgccagGGAGTAAATATCTTCTGGGAACTACATTTCAAGAAAAATTTAATGGAACGTTGTTGGATAAAATGACTGTGAAAATCCAAGAGGTTTTGGAAGATCTGGAAGAGGTTTTGTCTGATGGAGAACAAGTCCAAATTCTTCAACACCTACTGAGTTTCTGCCATGGCTTCTTTAATGTTAGCTATTTGCCCAGGACAGACAAATTACTACAGTTGGGAGAACACAAACATAGAAAACTTCATTCTTTGATGCTACTTAAAGTCTTGCAAGCAATTCGTACATATTGGCAAGACCACAAGAAACTATCACGGCAGCACCGGGGTGCTGGTGCTAAATCTTACTGCCGCCTTCAGGACCTTATCATCAGCCTTAAACCGTATGCAGAATATAAGCATGTTCACCTCCCTGATGAAATCAACATCAACAACTGTGTGGGGCCGTGCCGCTTCCCACAAACAACACAGAGTGACTACCAGGCCCATGTTGTTTTGCTAATCCAACTGCAGGAGAGAAAGCAACCACAACTTGATAGACCTCCATGTTGCGTTCCTGTAAAATACCAAGGGCAATGGCTTATGGTGGCAGACGAGAATGGTTTGACCCTTCGGCTATACCCCAACATGGTTGCCAAAGAATGTGGCTGCCGGTAA